The Rhodospirillales bacterium nucleotide sequence TCCTCGTGGAGCGACTTGACGATTCCGTAGGTCATCAGCAGCAGGACCACGCTGACCGGCAGGGCCGCGGCGATGGACGCCGTCTGCAGCGCCACCAGTCCGCCGGCGAGCAACAGGATGGCGGCGACCAGACCTTCACCCAGACCCCAGACGATGCGGAAGTGCTGCGGCGGGTGATCGTCGCCCATGGAAAGCATGGTCGTGATCACCAGTGTCCCGGAATCCGACGAGGTGATGAACCAAGTCGCCAGCAGGAAGGTCGCCAGGGCCGCCATGATCCAGTTGAGCCAGCTGACGGACGTCACCTTGTCGATCGTGCCGTAGAGTGCCCCGGGCAGGTCCCAATTGCGCACCAGATCGGCGATACCGGCGGTGCCGACGCCTCCTTGGGCGTTCAGCTCGAGATAGATGGCGGAACCGCCGAAGATGCACAGCCAGAAGAAGGCGATCGTGGTCGGCACGAACATCACGCCCAGCATGAACTCGCGGATGGTTCGGCCGCGGCTGATGCGTGCGATGAACATGCCGACGAAGGGAGCCCAGGAAATCCACCATCCCCAGTAGAAGATGGTCCAGCCCCCCTGCCACGCTGCAGTCCCCTGATCGTTGAAGGTCTGGAAGCCCATCGGAATGAAGTTCCACAGGTAATCACCCGCCGTCGTGACAAAGAAACCCATCAGCCACTTGAACGGACCGCCGAACAGGAAGAAGGCCAGCAGCGCGATGCTCAGCCAGATGTTCCACTCAGAGATGATGCGGATTCCCTTTCCGACCCCTGAGACGGCCGAAAGGGTTGCAACGGCCGAGATCACGGCGATCAGGACAATCTTCGTGACGATCCCCGGATCGATTCCGAACAAGTAGTTGAGCCCGGCCGCCATTTGCGACACGCCGAGGCCCAGCGAGGTGGCCACACCGAACACGGTGCCGAACACGGCCAGCAGATCGACCGCGTGGCCAGCCGGCCCGTAAATCCGGTCGCCGATGACCGGGTGCAGCGCGCTGCGCAGCGTCAGTGGCAATTTCTTGCGGAAACCGAAGTAGGCCAGACAAAGGCCAACGATCACGTAGAGCGACCAGGCGTGGAACCCCCAGTGGAAATAGGTCACGCGCATCGCAGCGACTGCGCGCTGCTCGCTCATCTGGGTAAAGCCGGCTATGTCGGCAAACGGGTTGTTGGGATAGCCCCACGGCTCCGAATTGTCGAAATAGAACATCGGCTCGGCGATGCCGAAGAACAGAATGCCGATACCCACGCCTGCCGAGAACAGCATCGCGAACCACGAGAAGTTGGAGAACTCGGGCCGGCTGTCATCGCTACCGAGCCTGATCTTTCCAAACCGGCTGAACATCAGGTACACGCAGACGAAGAGCGTAATCAGCAGCACCGACACGTAGTACCAGTTGAGCGCCGACTCGATCCATCCGCGCACGGCCGAATAAATGCTGTTGGCGAATTCCACGTTGAGGGCGGTAAAGACCACGAAGGCGATCACCATGCCCTTGGATGCCAGCCCCATCCCGCCGTGCAGTCCCTTGAAGATGCCCGCTTGGGCTACCAGACTTCGGTGTGTCGTCATGTCCACGCTCCACTTCCGTCGACACAGTACATCGTCGGCCGCGGCGGAACCAAGGAATCATCCGCAGGCGGAGCTTCTCCCGCAGACCTGGGGCCACTGCCCATGGCGCTTGGCGGAATCGCATCGGCAGCGATATTGCTTCTTTCGAGCAAGCCCGAGACAGGTCACGACGAAGACGTGGTCCCATCGAACCCGGTGTGCACGGCCTGCCGGTGCGGGGACCCATCCGCTGGCCACGCCGCCTGGCCGGTTTGGCCGCAGCGCCCGCTCAACGCCGCCGCAGCTAGCGCCGCTCGTCCTCCAGGTGCTCGCTCGGCTGACCTCCCTTAATTGAGTACTGTCGATGGACAACGTACAATTGAAACATGATCCGGTCGTTTCGACATCGCGGACTGAAGGAACTATATGAGCGCGGGCAGTCAAGCAAAGTGGCGCCCGAGCACCTCGCGAAACTCTTGCGAATCGTGACTGCTTTGGACCGAAGCACGAACCCGGAAGCGATGGATCTTCCGGGCTATCGCCTGCACCGCCTCCGCGGTCACCATGCGGTGGCGGTCTCCGCCAATTGGCAGGTGACCTTTCGGTTTGATGACGGCGATGTCGTGGATGTCGACTATGTGGATTAGCACTAGGAGGTTCTGCCATGGCAATGAGCGACCCTGTCCATCCCGGAGCCATCGTGCGTGAGGATTGCCTGAAGCCTCTGGGTCTGTCGGTCACGGAAGGGGCACGGCGGCTCGGTGTCGGGCGGCAAACGCTATCCAATCTGGTGAACGAGAAGGCTTCGGTCTCAGTCGAGATGGCCTACCGCCTGTCGAAAGCGTTCGGGTCCACACCGGAAACCTGGCTTGGGATGCAGCTGGCCTTCGACCTCGCGCAGTCACGCGATCTCGAACGGACGATCCAGGTCGAGCGCATCGCTGCCGCCTAGGGCGTACCCGCAGCCGGCATTGCCGTCATCGTCATGCCGATCGGGCATTGCGCGCCAGACGATCTGGTGCGCAGCTTCGTTGCCATCGCATAGCGCGAGTTGATGCTGCCTGCCCCGCTTGCCGGGCAGTTGGCCAACCACGCTGGTCCGAACGACGTCACCTCAGGCCAAACGCTACGCGCACCTCGTGACCGACTCGGTGAGAGAGTCAGGGTCTCGCGTTGGCGACAGCATCCGCACACATATTGCCTCTTCCGAGCGGACCCGCGGCAATTTGCTCAACCTTCGGACGGTGCGCACCGCTTTTCCGTCCAAGACCCCCGGACCTTCGGCGCGGTTTCGATTTCGGTCACCCGCCCGCGCCACGGAGCCGTACTCATGACGGGCGCCGTTACACGTGACACCGTCAAGCGGATGACAGGCGATAGGAGGCTGATCGGTTGGCTTCGAGCCGCGCGAGCCTTGGCCAAGTGGTGCTTTACGACCTGGTCGCCTGATAGGGGCCCCAGGAGGGGTCTGAAGCATCAGTGGGGGTCGGGAGTTCGCGTTCCCGGTTGCCCGTGATGTCGATCGTGTAGATCCGAATCGTGTCGGCGCTGCCCGGAGCCGGTTCAGTTCGCGCAAACGCCAGCAAACGTCCATTGGGCGCCCAGCTGGGACCCTCCACCAGAAAGCCGTCCGCGATCAGCCGCTCGCCGGTGCCGTCCGGGTGCATGAGTCCGATATAGAAGCGTCCCTTCACCGACTTCGTAAACGCAATGTAGTCGCCGCGGGGAGACCAGACCGGAGTGGTATAGCTTCCCTCTCCGAAACTGATCCGGCGGGCCACACCGCCTCCGGAATCCATCACGAACAGATGTGGTCGCCCCGATCGGTCGGAACTGAAGACGATCCTGTCTCCATCGGGGCTATAGCTCGGCGACGTGTCGATCGCGCGGCCGCGGGTCAGCTGCAGAAGATCACCGGTTGCCAAATCCAATGTGAAGACGTTGGTCACACCCTCGCGTGCCAACGACATGGCAACCTCAGTGCCCTCCGGGTGGAACCGGGGCGCGAATGACATGCCGGAGAATTGCCCCAGTTCCTCGCTTCTGCGGGCATCCAGATCGTATCGAAACACGCTCGGCTCCCGGCCCTGGTA carries:
- a CDS encoding BCCT family transporter, with product MTTHRSLVAQAGIFKGLHGGMGLASKGMVIAFVVFTALNVEFANSIYSAVRGWIESALNWYYVSVLLITLFVCVYLMFSRFGKIRLGSDDSRPEFSNFSWFAMLFSAGVGIGILFFGIAEPMFYFDNSEPWGYPNNPFADIAGFTQMSEQRAVAAMRVTYFHWGFHAWSLYVIVGLCLAYFGFRKKLPLTLRSALHPVIGDRIYGPAGHAVDLLAVFGTVFGVATSLGLGVSQMAAGLNYLFGIDPGIVTKIVLIAVISAVATLSAVSGVGKGIRIISEWNIWLSIALLAFFLFGGPFKWLMGFFVTTAGDYLWNFIPMGFQTFNDQGTAAWQGGWTIFYWGWWISWAPFVGMFIARISRGRTIREFMLGVMFVPTTIAFFWLCIFGGSAIYLELNAQGGVGTAGIADLVRNWDLPGALYGTIDKVTSVSWLNWIMAALATFLLATWFITSSDSGTLVITTMLSMGDDHPPQHFRIVWGLGEGLVAAILLLAGGLVALQTASIAAALPVSVVLLLMTYGIVKSLHEDPSEVKTPSGERAADGTRMAQELHA
- a CDS encoding type II toxin-antitoxin system RelE/ParE family toxin, giving the protein MIRSFRHRGLKELYERGQSSKVAPEHLAKLLRIVTALDRSTNPEAMDLPGYRLHRLRGHHAVAVSANWQVTFRFDDGDVVDVDYVD
- a CDS encoding HigA family addiction module antitoxin; the encoded protein is MSDPVHPGAIVREDCLKPLGLSVTEGARRLGVGRQTLSNLVNEKASVSVEMAYRLSKAFGSTPETWLGMQLAFDLAQSRDLERTIQVERIAAA